A stretch of the Bdellovibrio sp. 22V genome encodes the following:
- the rpsI gene encoding 30S ribosomal protein S9 — translation MAAADKFYYATGRRKTSSARVFLKPGKGNITINGKKADEYLSRMQSRMVIVQPLDLLAQTGKFDAKITVSGGGESGQAGAIRLGITRALIAFNPEFKGTLKKAGFVMRDPRMVERKKYGKAGARRRFQYSKR, via the coding sequence ATGGCAGCAGCAGATAAATTCTATTATGCAACTGGAAGAAGAAAAACGAGCTCTGCGCGCGTTTTCTTGAAACCTGGTAAAGGTAACATCACAATCAACGGTAAAAAAGCCGATGAGTACTTGAGCCGTATGCAATCACGCATGGTGATCGTACAGCCTCTAGACCTTTTGGCTCAAACTGGTAAGTTCGACGCAAAAATCACTGTTTCTGGTGGTGGTGAGTCTGGACAAGCTGGTGCGATCCGTTTGGGTATCACTCGCGCTTTGATCGCTTTCAACCCAGAGTTCAAAGGAACTCTTAAGAAAGCAGGATTTGTTATGCGTGACCCTCGTATGGTTGAGCGTAAGAAATACGGTAAAGCAGGTGCACGCCGTAGATTCCAATACTCTAAACGTTAA
- a CDS encoding L,D-transpeptidase family protein: MKTLLLILVHTLFATSAFAAQTEYCNDLQRVDNMPRLNADQFSRFSKDGKKVDRLLVSKDRREMYLMKDEVVLKTYKVAFGLQPRGHKQFEGDNKTPEGIYYIDGKNPQSAYYLSLHVSYPNKSDVEFARSKGKSPGGDIMVHGFPNPSRPDFRNFVQGFHPYNWTAGCIAVTDSEMYEIYNIVDVGTVIEICKSK, translated from the coding sequence ATGAAAACACTTCTTCTAATTCTCGTTCATACGTTGTTCGCTACATCTGCCTTCGCTGCGCAAACTGAGTATTGTAATGATCTTCAGCGCGTGGATAATATGCCTCGCTTGAATGCGGATCAGTTTTCGCGCTTCTCAAAAGACGGGAAGAAAGTGGATCGCCTTTTGGTTTCGAAAGACCGCCGCGAGATGTATCTTATGAAGGATGAGGTTGTTCTTAAGACTTATAAAGTGGCGTTCGGTCTTCAGCCGCGCGGTCATAAGCAGTTTGAGGGCGATAATAAAACTCCGGAAGGAATTTATTATATCGACGGCAAGAACCCGCAAAGTGCTTACTACTTGAGCCTCCATGTTTCATACCCTAATAAAAGCGACGTGGAGTTTGCGCGCTCTAAAGGAAAATCTCCGGGTGGAGACATCATGGTTCACGGCTTCCCAAATCCGAGCCGTCCTGACTTTAGAAACTTCGTGCAGGGTTTTCACCCTTACAACTGGACAGCGGGCTGTATCGCTGTGACAGACTCTGAAATGTACGAGATCTACAATATCGTCGACGTAGGCACCGTCATCGAAATCTGCAAATCCAAATAG
- the rplM gene encoding 50S ribosomal protein L13 yields the protein MKTFNAKAEEVERKWWIIDAADQKVGRVATTVATILRGKNKAIYTPNVDTGDFVVIINTDKMELSGTKWDDKKYYRHSRFFGSLKEMTAAQAKEKDSTFIIHEAVRGMLPTNKLSRQIIMKMKAYTGAEHPHAAQKPAVYTIPSKKK from the coding sequence ATGAAAACTTTCAATGCAAAAGCAGAAGAAGTTGAAAGAAAATGGTGGATCATCGACGCCGCTGACCAAAAAGTCGGCCGTGTTGCGACTACTGTAGCTACTATCCTTCGTGGAAAAAACAAAGCTATCTACACTCCGAACGTTGATACTGGTGACTTCGTTGTTATCATCAACACGGACAAGATGGAGCTTTCTGGAACTAAATGGGATGACAAAAAATACTACCGTCACTCTCGTTTCTTCGGTTCTTTGAAAGAGATGACTGCAGCTCAAGCGAAAGAGAAAGATTCAACTTTCATCATTCACGAAGCTGTTCGCGGAATGCTTCCTACAAACAAGCTTTCTCGTCAAATCATCATGAAAATGAAGGCTTACACTGGTGCTGAGCATCCTCATGCTGCTCAAAAGCCAGCTGTTTACACTATCCCTTCTAAAAAGAAGTAA
- the truA gene encoding tRNA pseudouridine(38-40) synthase TruA translates to MTKVRFTVAYDGTGFCGWQKQKQEDQISVAQTIERALEKVFNEKIVLFASGRTDAGVHALNQVCHFETSRNLDPAKKWDICWALNSQLPPSIVVKKAWLAPQDFHATLSATHKTYRYLIINRPRPSAHLNRYAEWARLPIQIEHLQESSKFLLGNHDFKSFQSVGTPVKDTIREIYQADWEWRKPGVLQFTVTGSGFLKQMVRNIVGTSLMIEKKGQNPSKIKEIMDLKDRRQAGPPAPAQGLYLMRVYYPQDLDNRCIEL, encoded by the coding sequence ATGACTAAAGTGCGATTCACGGTGGCCTATGACGGAACCGGGTTCTGCGGTTGGCAGAAACAAAAGCAAGAAGATCAAATCTCCGTAGCGCAAACGATCGAAAGAGCGTTAGAGAAAGTTTTTAACGAGAAGATTGTTTTGTTCGCTTCCGGTCGCACAGATGCCGGCGTCCATGCTCTCAATCAAGTTTGTCACTTCGAGACTTCAAGAAATTTAGATCCTGCGAAAAAGTGGGATATCTGCTGGGCTTTGAACTCTCAATTGCCTCCATCCATCGTCGTGAAAAAGGCGTGGTTGGCGCCCCAGGATTTTCATGCGACGTTGTCGGCGACTCACAAGACTTATCGCTATTTGATCATCAATCGCCCCCGCCCGAGTGCGCATTTGAACCGTTATGCAGAGTGGGCTCGACTGCCTATCCAAATCGAGCACTTGCAAGAGAGTTCGAAGTTTCTTTTGGGAAATCATGACTTTAAGAGCTTTCAATCCGTAGGTACGCCGGTTAAGGATACGATCCGCGAAATCTATCAAGCGGACTGGGAATGGCGCAAACCGGGGGTTCTGCAGTTCACGGTAACTGGGAGTGGGTTCCTTAAACAGATGGTACGTAACATCGTCGGGACTTCTTTGATGATCGAGAAAAAAGGTCAAAATCCTAGCAAAATCAAAGAGATAATGGATTTAAAAGACCGCCGCCAAGCCGGTCCTCCGGCGCCCGCTCAAGGCCTTTATTTAATGCGCGTTTATTATCCACAGGACCTTGACAATAGGTGTATAGAACTTTAA
- a CDS encoding CFI-box-CTERM domain-containing protein, with the protein MALLPRIGFRKGLTLPALLLGAGLSLFSAQTLATVELVSISGVSNQDLTTLTKPLIYGGFTGGCTGDGISTCDSCTGAAVSGSKLWTCNKTNAYPNLRMTIQVSTNTAGASATNYLIKVNEDKFTPTISPTFADGILTVQMTWGEFCNAAGQGSSCATSFSADLQVGFEITNSGTTTADTLPFKVSVRAAATDGSDWFYTDCNTADATASIGFCHFETFPGDQKIYADNLVVAPGYPASTAAGINYTDLVFFYEEQQTAEADTATVARISNASPFFTIGVQETASPPVADNRIDGLTNGTRYCMVMANQDATGIISFFTPAPGHTTTPTPVPIGELCTTPAEVVGLLDDKKCFIATAAFGSEMAPEVQSFRDFRNKYLLPYSWGKSFVKFYYKHSPYYAHMIAESEVAKTVVRAALWPLLFFARMSVSFGFWATLLIWSLVAVSAYELYRRVIVGRRYRGEP; encoded by the coding sequence ATGGCTTTACTTCCAAGGATTGGATTTAGAAAAGGTCTTACGCTTCCCGCACTTTTGCTCGGTGCTGGGTTGTCTTTATTTTCTGCGCAGACACTGGCGACGGTTGAACTTGTTTCTATTTCTGGCGTCTCTAATCAAGATCTCACGACACTGACTAAGCCGCTTATTTATGGCGGTTTTACCGGTGGTTGTACAGGCGACGGAATTTCCACTTGCGATAGTTGTACTGGGGCTGCAGTTTCCGGCTCCAAACTTTGGACATGTAATAAGACGAATGCTTATCCGAACTTGCGCATGACAATTCAGGTGTCGACGAACACCGCAGGCGCGAGTGCGACGAATTATTTAATCAAGGTTAATGAAGATAAATTCACGCCGACGATATCTCCGACGTTTGCTGACGGTATTCTTACTGTGCAAATGACCTGGGGTGAGTTTTGTAATGCCGCAGGACAGGGCTCTTCTTGTGCGACAAGTTTTTCGGCCGACCTGCAAGTTGGTTTCGAGATCACAAATTCAGGAACAACGACGGCGGATACTCTACCGTTTAAAGTTTCCGTGCGTGCGGCGGCGACGGACGGCAGTGACTGGTTCTACACAGACTGTAATACGGCGGATGCAACCGCTTCGATCGGGTTTTGTCATTTCGAGACCTTCCCTGGCGATCAAAAAATTTACGCGGATAATTTAGTGGTCGCGCCGGGATATCCTGCTTCAACAGCGGCGGGCATCAATTACACAGACCTCGTTTTCTTCTATGAAGAACAACAAACGGCGGAAGCGGATACAGCCACGGTGGCGCGTATTTCAAATGCGTCTCCCTTCTTTACTATCGGCGTTCAAGAAACAGCCAGTCCGCCGGTTGCAGACAATCGTATCGACGGCCTGACGAACGGAACGCGCTATTGCATGGTGATGGCGAATCAGGATGCGACGGGAATTATTTCGTTCTTCACGCCAGCTCCGGGACACACGACGACTCCGACACCAGTACCCATCGGGGAGTTGTGTACGACGCCTGCTGAAGTCGTCGGTCTGCTTGATGATAAAAAATGTTTTATTGCGACGGCGGCGTTTGGCAGCGAGATGGCTCCCGAAGTGCAAAGCTTCCGCGATTTCAGAAACAAATATCTGCTTCCGTACTCTTGGGGAAAAAGTTTTGTAAAATTCTATTACAAGCACAGTCCTTATTACGCGCATATGATCGCGGAAAGCGAAGTGGCGAAAACAGTTGTGCGTGCGGCTTTATGGCCTCTTCTTTTCTTTGCAAGAATGAGTGTGTCGTTCGGGTTCTGGGCGACCCTTTTGATTTGGTCTTTGGTGGCCGTCAGCGCTTATGAACTCTATCGCCGTGTGATCGTAGGCCGACGTTATAGAGGAGAGCCGTGA